In a single window of the Gossypium hirsutum isolate 1008001.06 chromosome D02, Gossypium_hirsutum_v2.1, whole genome shotgun sequence genome:
- the LOC107933068 gene encoding cytochrome P450 CYP749A22-like, whose product MTPAMIASVETMLEKWNGQEGQEIEVFQEFRLLTSEVISKTAFGSSYLEGEKIFALLYKLKILVSRNMSKTTIPFINKLWKSADLLESEKLAKGIQDCVMKIVKKREDQVVNGEADSFGNDFLGLLVNAYHDLDQKNRLSLQDLVDECKTFYISGQETVNSLLGWIVLHLAIYGDWQEKARREVIDIFDCMVRQMAWQEQLQEKYSWEKRFADGIAKATNYTAAAFLPFGLGPRSCVGMTFATIETKIALSMILQRYTITLSPAYVHSPILILTVRPRHGIQVIIEPLRT is encoded by the exons ATGACTCCAGCAATGATTGCTAGTGTTGAAACAATGCTAGAAAAGTGGAATGGCCAAGAAGGCCAGGAGATTGAAGTGTTTCAAGAATTTAGATTACTGACTTCAGAAGTGATTTCCAAAACAGCATTTGGTAGCAGTTACTTGGAGGGGGAGAAGATTTTTGCCCTGCTGTACAAGTTGAAAATACTTGTTAGTCGAAATATGTCCAAGACTACAATTCCTTTCATCAA CAAGCTATGGAAATCTGCTGATTTGCTAGAGTCTGAAAAACTTGCAAAAGGAATACAAGATTGTGTAATGAAGATTGTTAAGAAAAGAGAAGACCAAGTTGTGAATGGAGAAGCTGATAGCTTCGGCAATGATTTTCTTGGATTACTTGTAAATGCCTATCATGATTTGGATCAGAAAAATAGGCTTTCATTGCAAGACCTGGTAGATGAATGCAAAACTTTCTACATTTCCGGACAAGAAACTGTTAATTCCCTACTGGGATGGATAGTCTTGCATTTGGCAATCTATGGAGATTGGCAAGAAAAAGCAAGAAGGGAGGTGATTGACATTTTTG ATTGTATGGTCCGTCAAATGGCTTGGCAAGAACAGTTGCAAGAGAAGTACAGTTGGGAAA AGAGATTTGCCGACGGGATTGCCAAAGCTACCAATTACACCGCGGCTGCATTTTTGCCCTTCGGATTGGGTCCTCGATCTTGTGTTGGTATGACATTTGCAACAATAGAAACCAAGATTGCTCTCTCCATGATTCTACAACGTTACACCATTACTCTTTCCCCTGCCTATGTCCACTCTCCAATACTTATTCTCACCGTTCGACCACGACATGGAATTCAAGTAATAATTGAACCGCTACGTAcataa